Proteins from a genomic interval of Poecile atricapillus isolate bPoeAtr1 chromosome 1, bPoeAtr1.hap1, whole genome shotgun sequence:
- the FBXL3 gene encoding F-box/LRR-repeat protein 3 isoform X1, producing the protein MKRGRKTNEANSSSSEDTTEKESKRHKVVEKKTTVVQSPDWANLLQDIILQVFQYLPLLDRAHASQVCRSWNQVFHMPDLWRCFEFELNQPATSNLRTTHPELIKQIIKRHSNHLQYVSFKVDSSKESAEAACDILSQLVNCSLKTLGLISTARPSFMDLPKSHFISALTVVFVNSKSLSSLKIDDTPVDDPSLKVLVANNSDTLKLLKMSSCPHVSPAGILCVADQCHGLRELALNYHLLSDELLLALSSEKHVRLEHLRIDVVSENPGQTQFHTIQKSSWDAFIKHSPKVNLVMYFFLYEEEFDLFFRYEIPVTHLYFGRSVSKDVLGRVGMTCPRLVELVVCANGLRPLDEELICIAERCKYLSAVGLGECEVSCSAFVEFVKMCGGRLSQLSIMEEVLIPDQKYSLEQIHWEVSKHLGRVWFPDMMPTW; encoded by the exons ATGAAACGAGGAAGGAAAACTAATGAGGCCAACAGCAGTTCGTCTGAAGACACAACTGAGAAGGAATCCAAGAGACACAAGGTTGTAGAGAAGAAAACCACAGTTGTGCAGAGTCCTGACTGGGCAAATCTGCTCCAAGACATTATCCTGCAGGTATTCCAGTACTTGCCGCTTCTGGATCGTGCTCATGCATCCCAGGTCTGCAGGAGCTGGAACCAAGTGTTTCATATGCCTGATCTCTGGAGGTGCTTTGAGTTTGAACTGAACCAACCAGCCACATCGAACCTGAGAACTACACACCCCGAACTAATCAAGCAAATAATAAAGAGGCATTCCAATCACCTGCAGTATGTTAGCTTCAAG GTGGACAGTAGCAAGGAATCTGCAGAAGCAGCTTGTGATATTTTATCACAGCTTGTGAATTGCTCTCTGAAAACACTTGGGCTAATTTCAACTGCCCGGCCAAGCTTCATGGATTTACCAAAG tctcattttatttctgcacTGACAGTGGTGTTTGTGAACTCCAAATCCCTCTCTTCACTTAAGATTGATGACACACCAGTAGATGATCCATCTCTCAAGGTTCTGGTGGCTAACAACAGCGACACGCTCAAACTGTTGAAAATGAGCAGTTGTCCTCATGTTTCTCCAGCTG GTATCCTTTGTGTGGCTGACCAGTGCCACGGCTTGCGTGAGCTGGCGCTGAACTACCACCTGCTGAGTGATGAGCTGCTGCTTGCTTTGTCTTCTGAGAAACACGTCAGGTTAGAACACTTGCGCATTGATGTTGTCAGTGAGAATCCTGGACAGACTCAGTTCCACACGATTCAGAAGAGCAGCTGGGACGCTTTCATCAAGCATTCTCCTAAAGTAAACCTAGTCATGTACTTTTTCTTGTATGAGGAGGAGTTTGACCTGTTCTTTCGTTACGAGATACCTGTCACTCACCTTTACTTCGGAAGGTCGGTCAGCAAGGACGTGCTCGGCCGCGTTGGGATGACGTGCCCGCGGTTGGTTGAACTGGTGGTGTGTGCCAATGGATTACGGCCTCTGGACGAGGAGCTGATCTGCATCGCGGAGCGGTGCAAGTACCTGTCGGCCGTGGGCCTCGGAGAATGTGAAGTCTCTTGCAGTGCCTTCGTTGAGTTTGTGAAGATGTGTGGCGGTCGCCTCTCTCAGCTCTCTATTATGGAAGAAGTTCTGATTCCTGATCAGAAATACAGCTTAGAGCAGATTCATTGGGAAGTTTCAAAGCATCTTGGTAGAGTCTGGTTCCCAGACATGATGCCCACTTGGTAA
- the FBXL3 gene encoding F-box/LRR-repeat protein 3 isoform X2: protein MKRGRKTNEANSSSSEDTTEKESKRHKVVEKKTTVVQSPDWANLLQDIILQVFQYLPLLDRAHASQVCRSWNQVFHMPDLWRCFEFELNQPATSNLRTTHPELIKQIIKRHSNHLQYVSFKSHFISALTVVFVNSKSLSSLKIDDTPVDDPSLKVLVANNSDTLKLLKMSSCPHVSPAGILCVADQCHGLRELALNYHLLSDELLLALSSEKHVRLEHLRIDVVSENPGQTQFHTIQKSSWDAFIKHSPKVNLVMYFFLYEEEFDLFFRYEIPVTHLYFGRSVSKDVLGRVGMTCPRLVELVVCANGLRPLDEELICIAERCKYLSAVGLGECEVSCSAFVEFVKMCGGRLSQLSIMEEVLIPDQKYSLEQIHWEVSKHLGRVWFPDMMPTW from the exons ATGAAACGAGGAAGGAAAACTAATGAGGCCAACAGCAGTTCGTCTGAAGACACAACTGAGAAGGAATCCAAGAGACACAAGGTTGTAGAGAAGAAAACCACAGTTGTGCAGAGTCCTGACTGGGCAAATCTGCTCCAAGACATTATCCTGCAGGTATTCCAGTACTTGCCGCTTCTGGATCGTGCTCATGCATCCCAGGTCTGCAGGAGCTGGAACCAAGTGTTTCATATGCCTGATCTCTGGAGGTGCTTTGAGTTTGAACTGAACCAACCAGCCACATCGAACCTGAGAACTACACACCCCGAACTAATCAAGCAAATAATAAAGAGGCATTCCAATCACCTGCAGTATGTTAGCTTCAAG tctcattttatttctgcacTGACAGTGGTGTTTGTGAACTCCAAATCCCTCTCTTCACTTAAGATTGATGACACACCAGTAGATGATCCATCTCTCAAGGTTCTGGTGGCTAACAACAGCGACACGCTCAAACTGTTGAAAATGAGCAGTTGTCCTCATGTTTCTCCAGCTG GTATCCTTTGTGTGGCTGACCAGTGCCACGGCTTGCGTGAGCTGGCGCTGAACTACCACCTGCTGAGTGATGAGCTGCTGCTTGCTTTGTCTTCTGAGAAACACGTCAGGTTAGAACACTTGCGCATTGATGTTGTCAGTGAGAATCCTGGACAGACTCAGTTCCACACGATTCAGAAGAGCAGCTGGGACGCTTTCATCAAGCATTCTCCTAAAGTAAACCTAGTCATGTACTTTTTCTTGTATGAGGAGGAGTTTGACCTGTTCTTTCGTTACGAGATACCTGTCACTCACCTTTACTTCGGAAGGTCGGTCAGCAAGGACGTGCTCGGCCGCGTTGGGATGACGTGCCCGCGGTTGGTTGAACTGGTGGTGTGTGCCAATGGATTACGGCCTCTGGACGAGGAGCTGATCTGCATCGCGGAGCGGTGCAAGTACCTGTCGGCCGTGGGCCTCGGAGAATGTGAAGTCTCTTGCAGTGCCTTCGTTGAGTTTGTGAAGATGTGTGGCGGTCGCCTCTCTCAGCTCTCTATTATGGAAGAAGTTCTGATTCCTGATCAGAAATACAGCTTAGAGCAGATTCATTGGGAAGTTTCAAAGCATCTTGGTAGAGTCTGGTTCCCAGACATGATGCCCACTTGGTAA